From one Botrytis cinerea B05.10 chromosome 7, complete sequence genomic stretch:
- the Bcmet12 gene encoding Bcmet12, with the protein MEKITEKIAALPPDTNYFSLEFFPPKTSMGSSNLRARLDRMSRALRPLFVTVTWGAGGSTATKSLELAELCQRDLGLTTCLHLTCTNMSRALVDQALEDAKALGIRNILALRGDPPRSEEYRALDEKNGDTPAMDWEFEWAIDLVRYIRKQYGDYFCVGVAAYPEGHADEGHPEGQSLEHDLPYLVEKVQAGADFIMTQLFFDVDAYDGFEQKLRDHPSGAFKDIPIIPGMMPIQSYQMIKRTTKLSHAKLPSTIITRLDAVRGDDEMVKKVGVDILSEMVEHLKSTKSQYSGPRGFHFYTLNLEKAVSFILERTELIPDAETVAALEPEYVPTIPDIADLLSIHSGSHKRSSRRRSSVGSDPYNRIIITAPQTSNPSFEATAQEAGIPAEAVNSRANTLAISEGEGSLGREATWDDFPNGRWGDARSPAYGEIDGYGVSLHMSINQAIKLWGHPSSRADITDIFIRHLEGQLTAIPWSEEGLNEETNSIKKQLLSLNKKGWWTVASQPAVNGLKSSDSIFGWGPKNGFVFQKAFVELFIPVADWKTLHAKLTSPDLCDTVSFYASNAKGDFISSDEAVGSTNAVTWGAFPGKEIITPTIIEEVSFRAWAEEAFGIWGEWARVYGKDSQTRKIIDGIKEDVWLVNVIHHAYVEGEGLWDVLLS; encoded by the coding sequence ATGGAGAAAATTACAGAAAAGATCGCGGCATTGCCTCCGGACACCAATTACTTCTCCCTCGAATTCTTTCCGCCCAAGACCTCAATGGGTTCTTCAAATCTACGTGCTCGTCTTGACAGAATGTCTAGAGCATTGAGACCTTTATTTGTTACTGTTACATGGGGAGCCGGTGGATCTACCGCGACCAAGTCTTTGGAACTCGCAGAGTTATGTCAAAGGGATTTGGGCCTCACAACGTGTCTACATTTGACCTGCACAAACATGAGTCGAGCATTGGTGGATCAAGCATTGGAAGATGCAAAGGCATTgggaattagaaatatattggCTTTGAGAGGCGATCCACCTAGGAGCGAGGAATATCGTGCCTTGGACGAGAAGAATGGTGATACCCCTGCCATGGATTGGGAGTTTGAGTGGGCAATCGATTTGGTACGATATATTAGAAAACAATACGGCGATTACTTTTGTGTCGGAGTTGCGGCATACCCAGAAGGACATGCGGATGAAGGACATCCTGAGGGTCAGAGCCTTGAACATGATCTGCCATACTTGGTGGAGAAGGTTCAAGCGGGCGCGGATTTTATCATGACACAATTATTCTTCGATGTCGACGCATACGATGGATTTGAACAAAAGCTACGAGATCATCCAAGTGGCGCATTCAAGGATATCCCTATCATCCCTGGTATGATGCCAATTCAAAGTTATCAAATGATCAAGCGAACTACGAAACTTAGCCACGCGAAACTACCTTCAACTATTATAACAAGATTGGATGCGGTCCGAGGAGACGATGAGATGGTTAAAAAGGTAGGAGTGGATATTTTGAGCGAAATGGTCGAACATTTGAAGAGCACAAAATCTCAGTACTCGGGTCCTAGGGGTTTCCATTTCTACACCCTCAATTTGGAGAAGGCGGTATCTTTCATTTTGGAACGAACAGAACTCATTCCAGACGCTGAAACTGTCGCCGCTTTGGAACCAGAATATGTTCCTACTATTCCTGACATCGCAGATTTATTGTCTATCCATAGTGGATCTCACAAACGTAGCTCCAGACGTCGATCATCTGTTGGATCTGATCCTTACAATCGCATTATAATTACTGCACCTCAAACCTCCAACCCTAGCTTTGAAGCTACAGCCCAAGAAGCTGGTATTCCAGCTGAAGCTGTCAACTCTCGAGCCAACACTCTTGCAATTAGTGAAGGAGAAGGTAGTCTTGGTCGAGAGGCCACATGGGATGACTTTCCCAACGGTCGTTGGGGTGATGCTCGTTCTCCTGCTTATGGAGAGATCGATGGATACGGTGTTTCACTCCACATGTCGATTAATCAAGCTATCAAACTTTGGGGCCATCCAAGTTCCAGAGCTGATATCACTGACATCTTCATTCGTCATTTAGAAGGTCAACTCACCGCCATTCCTTGGAGTGAGGAAGGCCTCAATGAAGAAACCAACTCTATCAAAAAGCAACTCCTCAGTCTCAATAAGAAAGGTTGGTGGACTGTAGCTTCCCAACCTGCAGTCAACGGACTCAAATCCTCAGACTCAATTTTTGGATGGGGACCCAAGAATGGTTTCGTATTCCAAAAAGCATTCGTAGAACTCTTCATTCCAGTAGCCGATTGGAAAACCTTACACGCTAAACTCACATCCCCTGATCTCTGTGACACAGTCTCTTTCTACGCCTCAAATGCCAAAGGAGATTTCATTTCCAGTGATGAAGCGGTCGGAAGCACAAATGCAGTTACATGGGGTGCATTCCctggaaaagaaatcattaCACCGACGATTATTGAGGAGGTCAGTTTCAGG